GACAGGATGCTGCCGAGGCGGGGTACAGCGAAATCGCGCTGAGTTCGTTCGTTGCGAGCGCGACGAAGCCGCAACAGGCGGGCACGGTCGTGATCGACGATACGACGCTCACGATCTACATTCAGTCCGGCGATGAACCGTCGACGGTCGACGAGCTGCGTGACCTGGACGTGCCGACGCCGACGGGCATGGTTGCGCTGTCGACGCTCGCGAGTGTCGAGGTCGCTGATGGGCCGCAGAGCGTCACAACCGTGGACGGCGATCGCTCGGCCACGGTCAGCGCGACGCCCGCCGGAGACAACATCGGCGCAGCCAGTGCAGAGGTTCTGGAAGCGATCGAGAGCGTGGATCTGCCCGCCGGCGCGTCGGCTGAGCTCGGCGGAGTGAGTGCCGACCAAGAGACGGCGTTCCAGCAGCTGGGACTCGCGATGCTCGCGGCAATACTTATCGTGTACATCGTCATGGTCGCCACATTCCGGTCGCTGCGTCAGCCGCTGCTGCTGCTGGTGTCGGTGCCGTTCGCCGCGACCGGCGCGATCGGGCTGCAGCTGGCGACGGGTGTTCCGCTCGGTGTGCCGTCGCTCATTGGTGTGCTCATGCTCATCGGCATCGTCGTGACCAACGCGATCGTGCTCGTCGACCTCGTCAACCAGTACCGCGATAGGGGTCTGACGGTGGCGGATGCTGTCGAGCACGGGGCCGTGCGACGACTGCGCCCGATTCTCATGACGGCGCTTGCGACAATCTTCGCGCTCACGCCCATGGCGCTCGGCATCACCGGCCACGGCGGCTTCATTTCGCAGCCGCTCGCGATCGTGGTGATCGGCGGTCTCGTCTCGTCGACCGTGCTGACGCTTGTCGTGCTCCCGACGCTGTACAACCTTGTCGAGGGCGCGAAGGAACGTCGGGCGGCCAAACGCGAGCGCAAGAATGCGAAACGCGCAGAGCACGACGCGGCCGAGGCAGAGTCACCGAAAGCTGAGTCCGCCGGGGTACGGTAAGGCATGCCAACGCCAGAGTTCATCACGGCCCTCAGACGCAAGATCGGGCACGATGAGCTGTGGCTGAGTGGTGTGACGGCGGTTGTGACGCGTCGTGGTGCGCGCGGCACCGAGATTCTGCTGGTTCGGCGTGCAGACACGGGGCAGTGGACGAACGTCTCTGGCATCATCGATCCGGGGGAGCAACCGGCGGATGCTGTCGAGCGTGAGGTCCTCGAAGAGGCGGGCACTGTCGTTGTCGCCGAGAGGCTCGCCTGGGTGCACTCCCTTCCGCCCACGCAGTGGCCGAATGGAGACAAGGCTCGGTTTCTCGACCTGGTCTTCGCGTGTCGCTACGTCTCGGGCGAGGCAGCGCCCGAAGACGGCGAGAACACGGAAGCGCGCTGGTTTCTGTTGCGCAACATGCCGTCCATGAGTGTGTCGCAGCTGGAGCGTGTCGACGTGGTGCTCGAGGGCGATGCTGGCGCGCGCTTCGAACGTGGTGCGACGTCCTCCTGACCCGCGGGGTTCGCAACGTGTGGCCGCGACATCTTTCTTGATCGTGAAGCCCTGTGGATAACTCTCATGGGAGGGCGCCGTCTTTTCTACGCTGGTTCGTATGCGTTTCTCCAGGCTTCGGCGTGCTGTCGCGACTCTGGCATGTGCAACCGCTGTTGTCGCTGGGGCGACGGCCTGCACTCCGGCCGAGCCAGAGAAAACGCCGACGCCGACGAAGACGGCGATCTTTGCGAGTGAGGACGAGGCGCTGCAGGCCGCGGTCGATGTCTACCAGCAATACAGTGCAGCGTACGACGAGGCACTATCTTCTGCAGAGCCGGACTATTCAGCAGTGTCAAAGTACGCGACAGAACGCTTCATTAGCGAATTAGTCGCGGCGGACGAGGAGGTTGCGAACGGCTCCATGGTTGAGGGAACCTCCAGCTTCGATACGGTGTCGCTTGTTGATTTCGATCATCGATCAGATCCTGTCAAAGTCGACATAAAGCTCTGCCGGGACGTATCCAAACAAGCCATTGTGGACGCCAACGGTAAGGACATCACACCGGACGAACGGTTGGAGAGGTTTCCGTTCGAAGTACTGCTCGTGTGGGATGACGCGAATTCAACGCTAAAAGTAGATGATTTGGGCTCATGGCAAGGCGAAAACTTCTGCGCGTAGCGGCGCTGGGGATCTTGATCGGCGCGGTCCTTGGAGCTTCTCCGATAGGTATCACCCCACAGAGCTCGGCGGCCACGTGCTCGAAGCGTGAGGTGCAGCTCGGCACCTGCGTGAACACCGGTATTCGAGATGGCAACGTCGATGTCGGAGCAGACAAGACGTATCCCGGTGATGGAGGATCCGACGGTCGCGGCGGCGGCAATGGCGGCGGCGACCACAACGGTTCCGACAGTGACAACGGAGATGGCGACGGTCGCGTCATCCCAGAGCTGGAGAAGCCCTGCAGGCTAGAGGGCACGTGCCCCGACGAGGGAAGCGATCCCATCACCATTCACGACCTGGCGTCCTTCAGCCCTGAACAGGTACATGTGGCAATGGAGCCCGACGGATGGATGATCGTCGGACTGCCCGCCAACTTCTACGCCGACGCCGAGACCAACACCACGACGGGCGAACTGTTCGAAATTCCTATCACCGTACGATTTACACCCACCAGCTACGACTGGTCCTGGGGCGACGGATCGACAGCGAGAACAGACTCTGGCGGCAGCTCGTGGAAGAACCTCGACGTCAAGGAGTTCACAGCGACAGCAACCAGCCACACGTACACCGAGAAGGGCACATACACGGTGTCCCTGACCGTGAACTACTCCGTAGAGCTTCGGGTGCAAGGCGGAAATTGGGTTCCGGTGCAAGGGACACTGTCCAAAGCGGCATCCGGAGTCACCGCAATCGCAACGAGCGCTAACTCCGTCATCGTCGACAAAGAATGCAATCGCAACCCCGACGGGCCAGGATGCTGACGGTGCGAGATTCCTAGGAGCTCGCGGGCTCAGCCTGCCGCGCCAGCACCTCAATGAGAAGACGTTCCGCGAACTCGGCTGGCAGCTGCTCGACAAGGGCCATGAGCGGCGCCATCTTCGACGGCAACGGCGTCGAAGCGTCATCCGTCGAGGCAGAGGCACCGATACCGAATCGAGTCAGCAGCGCAAACGCCTTGTCAGCCGTGAGTTCACGCCCCAGAGCCCCCGACAGCCGCAGCACCTGCACCGCAAACCTCGGATTGGCCGGCGCTTTGCCCCGCACGTCGTCAGCGGCACGTGTCAGAGCAGCGCTGAGCTCTGGCAGCATCCGCTCGGTCACCGGCGTGATCGTCAGGTGCGTTGTTCGGGGAAGGGCAAAGCCGTTCGACTGCGTGAAACCGGGTTGCATCTGCAGGGTGAATCCGAGCTCGGCGACTCGGTCAGCCCAGTGATGAGGATCAACGCGCGACCGTTTGGACGCCGACGTGTCGGACTCCACGGCAATTAGTGGACCGGTGGGCGAGCCGACGACTCGGAGACCGACGGTGCCGTCGATGAGTGTGTGCAACTGCTCTGTCGACCGACGGCATGACGCCACGAGATCTGCGAAGCCGTCGGAACCGAGGCGCTGCACGATCGCCCACGCGGCAGCGAGAGCCCCCGCCGATTTGGAGCCGAGCAGCGTCGGATTGACGACGGGATATCCAGGCCACCTCGCCGTCGCGAAGAACTGCTGGCGCTGCCTGTCACGGTCGCGCTGCAGCAGCACAGAGGCACCCTTCGGCGCGTACCCGTACTTGTGCAGGTCTGCAGAGATGCTCGTGACACCGGGTACGGCGAGGTCCCACGGCGGCAGATCGCCCCACCAGGCAAGAGCGAATCCGCCGATGCATGCATCGACGTGGCAGGGAATGCCGTAGCGGGCAGCGGCGCTCGCCACCTCTTCGATGGGGTCGAGTGTGCCGAACGGATAGCTCGGTGCCGAGACGACGACGAGAGCGACATCGGGTCCGAATCGCGCAACGAGATCGGCAACGTTCACTCTCCCCTCAGCATCCACGGGAACGAGGTCGAGGTCGAGCCCGAAGTAGTGCGCCGCCTTGTGAAAGGCAGCGTGAACCGTCGACGGCGCTATGACGCGCGGCCTGAGCCCCAGCATCGGCTGCGTCGCGGGATCGCCAGAGATCTGCGCGGCGGCCCACACGTCGCGAGCGGTCTTGACCGCGAGCATGCAGCTCTCTGTGCCGCCGCTCGTGACGGTGCCGACCGTATCGTCGTCGCCGTGGAGCACCGTGCGGGCGAAGCCGACGACCTCACGCTCGAGTGTCGCGACCGACGGGAACACCGTGGGATCGAGACCATTCACCGGCTGCACGAGGCGCATCGCCTCGGTAGCGAGATCGTCGAGCTCGGCGAGCCCGGAGTCGTAGACATACGACAGCACGCGCCCGCCGTGGGTCGCGGCGTCGGCGCTACGAAGGCGTCGCAGTCGCTCGAGGATCGCCTGCGACTCGGCGCTCAGCGGCTGCATGGCTCAGTTCTCCTCGGGCTCGATGTCGGCGCGTCGAAGCCGATAGCGGCTCAGGGTGATGAGGCTCAGCAGCATGGCGATGGCAGGCACAACACTGAAGCTCAGGACGATCCCCGTGATCGCAGCATCCGATTGGCTGACGACGGCGACGCCGACCGACTCCTGGTAACCCGTGATCGCGAGCATGATCGTAAGCGCCGTTGCACCGAAGGCCATGCCCGCTGTTTCTCCCGCGGTCCAGAGACCGCCGAACACGCCGGCGCGACCCTCGCCATGCCGCTCGGCGTCGTGCGAGATGACATCGGGGAGCATCGCCATGGGAAGCGCCTGCATTCCGGCGTATGCTGCGCCGGCGACCGCGACAGGAACGAAGATCCACCACCCGGGCGACCACATGAGCATGACGAGCGACGCAGACGCGATGAAGAAGATGATGCTGGCGAACCAGTAGCCGCGCTCTTTGCCGATGCGCTTGGCGATGCCACCCCATGCCGGCGTGAGCAGCAGCGCGGGCGCGATGAGCGCGACGAACAGCAGCGTCACGGCCGTCTCTGAGCGCAGGACCCAGGTGGCTACGTACTGGGCGCCCGCGAGCATCATTCCGGTGGCGAGGCCCTGCAGCATGTACGTCGCGAGCAGGGCGCGGAACGGCTGGCTCCGAATGAGAGCTCGGATGCCGCCGCGGTAGTTCTGCACGAGAGACGCCGTGGGGCGAGTCTCGGGTTCGGGCACGTTGCGCGGCGCGACCGTCGACGACAACAGCATCCCGGTGCCGAGAATCACCCCGGCGACGATCGCCATGACGAGATAGCCCAGGTACGGGTCGTCGGGAAAGAGGTCGCGCAGCAGCGGCCCACCGGCGCCGAAGAGCAGAATGGCGACGGTCAGCACCACGACCCGCCACGTGAGAAGGCGCGTGCGTTCGTCGTAGCGGCGCGTGAGCTCGGCCGGCAGAGCGATGTACGGCACCTGGAACAGGCTGAACGAGCTGGCACAGAGAATGAAGGCGACGGTGACCCAGATGGCGGATGCTGCGGGCGCGAGTCCCGGCACAACCGCGAACGTCAACACGAAGAAGACGGGAAGCGCGACACCGCCGATTGTCATGAACCGCCGCCTGGAGCCGCTTCGCACGAGGCTGAAGTCGCTGCGCC
This DNA window, taken from Paramicrobacterium agarici, encodes the following:
- a CDS encoding NUDIX hydrolase; this translates as MPTPEFITALRRKIGHDELWLSGVTAVVTRRGARGTEILLVRRADTGQWTNVSGIIDPGEQPADAVEREVLEEAGTVVVAERLAWVHSLPPTQWPNGDKARFLDLVFACRYVSGEAAPEDGENTEARWFLLRNMPSMSVSQLERVDVVLEGDAGARFERGATSS
- a CDS encoding PKD domain-containing protein; translated protein: MNTGIRDGNVDVGADKTYPGDGGSDGRGGGNGGGDHNGSDSDNGDGDGRVIPELEKPCRLEGTCPDEGSDPITIHDLASFSPEQVHVAMEPDGWMIVGLPANFYADAETNTTTGELFEIPITVRFTPTSYDWSWGDGSTARTDSGGSSWKNLDVKEFTATATSHTYTEKGTYTVSLTVNYSVELRVQGGNWVPVQGTLSKAASGVTAIATSANSVIVDKECNRNPDGPGC
- a CDS encoding pyridoxal phosphate-dependent decarboxylase family protein translates to MQPLSAESQAILERLRRLRSADAATHGGRVLSYVYDSGLAELDDLATEAMRLVQPVNGLDPTVFPSVATLEREVVGFARTVLHGDDDTVGTVTSGGTESCMLAVKTARDVWAAAQISGDPATQPMLGLRPRVIAPSTVHAAFHKAAHYFGLDLDLVPVDAEGRVNVADLVARFGPDVALVVVSAPSYPFGTLDPIEEVASAAARYGIPCHVDACIGGFALAWWGDLPPWDLAVPGVTSISADLHKYGYAPKGASVLLQRDRDRQRQQFFATARWPGYPVVNPTLLGSKSAGALAAAWAIVQRLGSDGFADLVASCRRSTEQLHTLIDGTVGLRVVGSPTGPLIAVESDTSASKRSRVDPHHWADRVAELGFTLQMQPGFTQSNGFALPRTTHLTITPVTERMLPELSAALTRAADDVRGKAPANPRFAVQVLRLSGALGRELTADKAFALLTRFGIGASASTDDASTPLPSKMAPLMALVEQLPAEFAERLLIEVLARQAEPASS
- a CDS encoding MFS transporter; the encoded protein is MNEPNDATGPISVSRSRLPRSTLWRYGIGSLGTGGFATLPGLVLVYYLTDTLGVTALVAGLILTISKIWDVVIDPVIGGRSDFSLVRSGSRRRFMTIGGVALPVFFVLTFAVVPGLAPAASAIWVTVAFILCASSFSLFQVPYIALPAELTRRYDERTRLLTWRVVVLTVAILLFGAGGPLLRDLFPDDPYLGYLVMAIVAGVILGTGMLLSSTVAPRNVPEPETRPTASLVQNYRGGIRALIRSQPFRALLATYMLQGLATGMMLAGAQYVATWVLRSETAVTLLFVALIAPALLLTPAWGGIAKRIGKERGYWFASIIFFIASASLVMLMWSPGWWIFVPVAVAGAAYAGMQALPMAMLPDVISHDAERHGEGRAGVFGGLWTAGETAGMAFGATALTIMLAITGYQESVGVAVVSQSDAAITGIVLSFSVVPAIAMLLSLITLSRYRLRRADIEPEEN